A window of Terriglobia bacterium genomic DNA:
TCAAGCCAAGCTCCGAATCCCCATATTCGTAGTCAGCGACCGCAGTGCCGCCGTGCTGGGCGAAACCTGGCGCGGGGCGGGCCGCGGCCGCAACAACGTCATTGCCCTCACCGTCGGCGCCAGCGTTGGCGCCGGCATCATCTGTGGGGGCCGGTTGCTGCGTGGTGCGCACGATCTCTCCGGCGCGGCGGGTTGGATGGCCGTCTGCGATAGCGACGGGTTCGAGGTGCGCAAATTCGGCGGGCTGGAAGCGTTTGTTTCCGAGCCGGCCATCGTTCGCGCCGCCAAGAAAGCGATGCAGACAGGGGTTGGCGAAGAACTCGCTGAGTTCGATGGGGACGCCTTCACCGCCGAAGACGTTGCTGAACTCGCCCGCCGCGGCAACGTCTGCAGCTCTACCGCCGCGCCGGGAAGCTGCTGGGACTGGCGGTCGCCAACTTGATCAGTCTTTTCGATCCCGACGTGGTGGTGTTGGGCGGCAGCCTGGCGTCGGCCAGCGACCTGTTCTGGGACGAACTGACGCACACCGCCCTGGCACGCTGCTTTCCGATGTCCGCGCGCCTGGCACGCATCCGCATCAGCGGCCTGGGAGAAGATGCCAACCTCCACGGCGCCGGCTATCTGGCGTGGCGGGGAGCCAACGCGGCGGCGTCTCCGCCGGCTTCCTATGAAGACCCTCACCAGGTTTCGGCTACAAAGGTTAAGAAGAAGCACGCCGGGGCACACGCGGCCACAAGATAATCCGAACTCGAGACCGGCAGACATCTGACCTCTCTCATGCCCGAATCTCCCGTGCCGAATGACACCCTGCGCCGCGCTCCTCTATTCCTGTCGGCCTGCGGGGGATTGCTGGTTTTCGGCGTGGTGATGGTTCTGCTGGGCACCCTGTTTGGCTTGCCGGAATCGCGCGCCCGGCTGGACGTGAGCGACATGGTTCGCCAGGGGAACCTGCAGACCCTGCTGCTGTTCGGTGTCTTCCTGGCGACCGTGGCGGCGGGGCCGCTGATTGACCGTTACGGCAACAAGCTAGTGCTGGTCGTCTCCGCATTTCTTGCCACGCTGGCGCTGGCGGGGTTCGTCGTCGTCGCCGGCTATTCGATGGCACTGGTATTCGGCGTTGTGCTCGGCATCGGCGGCGGCGGCCTGAACATGGCAACCAACGTCTTGGTTTCCGACATTTTCCCAGACGACCGCGGCGCCCGGTTGAACCTGCTGGCCGTCTTCTTCGGCGTCGGCGCGCTGTTGGTTCCCTTGGCGGCGGCGGTGGCGGGAGCCAAGCACATCACGGGGGTGATGGCCGCCGCTGCCGTGATTGCGGCCGCCTGCATGGTTTCCTACTTGCTGCTCGCGTTTCC
This region includes:
- a CDS encoding ROK family protein produces the protein MAEAVFVADIGANKLSAAVLDRDGKVLARRTESLDLSATQAPVKQIARIADELSNGKPRFCAAGIAVAGLVRCDGTVCTGYVPGWDKVPLARLLQAKLRIPIFVVSDRSAAVLGETWRGAGRGRNNVIALTVGASVGAGIICGGRLLRGAHDLSGAAGWMAVCDSDGFEVRKFGGLEAFVSEPAIVRAAKKAMQTGVGEELAEFDGDAFTAEDVAELARRGNVCSSTAAPGSCWDWRSPT
- a CDS encoding ROK family protein; the encoded protein is MQLYRRAGKLLGLAVANLISLFDPDVVVLGGSLASASDLFWDELTHTALARCFPMSARLARIRISGLGEDANLHGAGYLAWRGANAAASPPASYEDPHQVSATKVKKKHAGAHAATR